TACCGGCGTGGCCCGCCGGAATGGTACATAGGCACGGGCCAAAATTTGCTTTCCTATAAAAACTAATCTTTACGGGTAAGGGTACTTATGCCCCTGTGCGAACGAAAACGGCCTTTTTTACCCGAAAAACATATTATAGCTCGTTTTTCTGTTTCAGTCTTGCAGTTAGCCAATGTTTTATGTGATCAAATCTGAATTCTCCCTTACTTGCAGCAATGACCATATCGTATTTTTCCTCTTGAGTTGCGACGATGTCCATGCCATTTTCAAGTAGGATAAGTCGCATTAAAACGTAAGCAGTTCGTTTATTTCCGTCAATAAAAGGATGATTAATGACTGTACTTTCCAAAATGGCTGCAGCTTTATCAACCACTGTTGGATATAGATCCTGTTTGTCAAACGTTGTAAATGGTCTGGAAATAGCAGCTTGTAAAGCTCCTAAATCTCGAATGCCTTTACTGCCTCCAAACTTGTCAATGAGAATATTGTGAATGTTTTCAACGTCTTTCAGGTCAATCATTGAGCAAGTTTTTCAAGCAATTCTTTATCTTCTGAAAGGATTTGTCGGAGGT
Above is a window of Solitalea lacus DNA encoding:
- a CDS encoding type II toxin-antitoxin system death-on-curing family toxin yields the protein MIDLKDVENIHNILIDKFGGSKGIRDLGALQAAISRPFTTFDKQDLYPTVVDKAAAILESTVINHPFIDGNKRTAYVLMRLILLENGMDIVATQEEKYDMVIAASKGEFRFDHIKHWLTARLKQKNEL